The following proteins are encoded in a genomic region of Fusarium oxysporum f. sp. lycopersici 4287 chromosome 1, whole genome shotgun sequence:
- a CDS encoding anaphase-promoting complex subunit 2, which yields MVLTASRYRARKQKVFWSVFQTDVSSPTPRSTPVAAFTDQGAAFGGPHASPQHAPPPPPPPPPLFHETLQHADDQVRWDRAWHAVTSKIQLPTSVAVEDSFGTLPPESQDVDLDFRDSLALLLYPGRSLPQAAHTEDILLWHTHQVRQHFIHHVMPLLSACSSQGDHTQVLASSVSTLEAAHRQYLWGLTLIVQGYEDDASANASFSKFRRDLHTIIGNSLNQGLTNALTSVLQRLIRSSLGIGRRYDGILESQDNCGDSAVREELLGLIESLKNVGLVGERFQVLFAEIMDASMEEFIKTSYSGFWKASEQSSTPGSSTLTGCLGHLSDWVENQYGRLAVEVFSRLETRIAWSDVECWREIAVGRLATLRIQELFDIALNWPESRGGLEDLRLAVSTPQRRLQLTDTFSLALQKRLLHPGRSTSDILQTYISMIRTFHALDHSKVLLDRVVHALQLYLCQRDDAIRIVVTGLLSNPSEASTEEGKAKLAELAVLLNSASQQQRRQVDDEDLDWNDMTWVPDPVDAGVNYKRPKNEDVIGTLINALGSQEIFIKEFQLIIAERLLSNQANFIQETKVLSLLKKRFGDNALQNCDVMMKDIQDSKRVDAVLGKNVCQPSLDSGALAYHSKILSRLFWPTLPKDPFTVPPPVAAMRARYEQGFERLKTSRKLTWLDQLGTATVKLDFEDRTVELECKTYEAAVIYAFRDDSTEGKSGPSERTFDEIWQQLMIDEDLLDLALKFWISRRVLRDVGSRTYVVLERLNEGEQAGESGDPGEAQELGNDSRSSPRKPKIDPKEQERRTVYWQFIVGMLTNSAPTMPLGQMLMMMKMLIPDGCSWTNEELQEFLAEKVAENKLELAGGKYRLPKK from the coding sequence ATGGTCCTAACAGCGTCGCGATACCGGGCACGCAAGCAAAAGGTCTTCTGGTCCGTTTTCCAGACGGATGTCTCATCGCCCACGCCCCGTTCAACTCCCGTTGCAGCCTTTACCGATCAAGGTGCTGCCTTTGGAGGTCCCCACGCGTCACCTCAACATGCTCccccaccaccaccaccaccaccgcctcTCTTTCACGAGACTCTTCAACATGCCGATGACCAGGTGAGGTGGGATCGAGCATGGCATGCTGTCACATCCAAGATCCAACTACCAACTTCAGTTGCGGTTGAAGATTCCTTTGGCACTTTGCCTCCAGAGTCACAAGACGTTGACTTGGATTTCCGTGATTCCCTAGCTCTACTTCTCTACCCTGGCCGCTCTTTGCCCCAGGCAGCCCATACAGAAGATATCCTCCTTTGGCACACACACCAAGTTCGCCAGCACTTTATTCACCATGTTATGCCACTGTTGTCTGCGTGTTCCAGTCAGGGTGATCACACACAGGTCTTGGCCTCAAGTGTCTCGACTCTCGAAGCAGCTCACAGGCAATATCTTTGGGGCTTGACACTCATAGTCCAAGGCTACGAGGACGACGCATCTGCTAACGCATCTTTTTCAAAGTTTCGTCGTGATTTACATACCATCATTGGTAACTCTCTCAACCAAGGCTTGACGAATGCCCTGACAAGTGTCTTACAGCGACTCATCCGTTCTAGCCTTGGTATAGGGAGACGCTATGATGGAATATTAGAATCACAAGACAACTGTGGCGATTCGGCGGTTCGGGAAGAGCTTCTGGGACTTATTGAGTCACTTAAGAATGTTGGACTTGTAGGGGAGAGATTTCAAGTGCTCTTCGCCGAAATCATGGATGCCAGCATGGAGGAATTTATCAAGACCTCCTATTCAGGATTCTGGAAAGCGTCTGAACAGTCGTCAACGCCAGGCTCAAGTACCTTGACTGGGTGCCTTGGTCATCTTTCAGATTGGGTTGAAAACCAGTACGGTCGCCTCGCTGTTGAGGTCTTCAGTCGTCTTGAAACTCGTATCGCTTGGAGCGACGTTGAATGCTGGAGGGAGATCGCGGTAGGTCGCCTTGCTACTCTGCGAATCCAAGAGCTATTTGATATCGCCTTGAATTGGCCTGAAAGCCGAGGCGGACTCGAGGATCTTCGTCTGGCCGTTTCTACGCCACAACGTCGCCTTCAATTGACCGACACATTCTCACTCGCTCTTCAGAAGCGACTCCTTCACCCTGGACGATCCACCTCCGATATCCTTCAGACGTACATTTCTATGATAAGGACATTTCATGCCCTGGATCATTCAAAGGTTCTCCTTGATCGCGTCGTTCACGCACTACAGCTGTACCTGTGCCAGCGGGACGATGCTATTAGGATCGTGGTCACAGGCTTGCTCTCTAACCCGAGTGAGGCTAGTACGGAGGAGGGAAAGGCAAAGCTTGCGGAGTTGGCAGTGTTGCTCAactcagcttctcaacagcaacgGCGCCAGGTCGACGACGAGGATCTGGACTGGAACGACATGACCTGGGTGCCCGATCCTGTGGACGCAGGTGTCAACTACAAGAGACCTAAGAACGAGGACGTCATCGGAACTCTGATCAACGCGCTTGGCTCTCAAGAGATTTTTATCAAGGAGTTCCAACTTATCATCGCGGAGCGATTACTTTCTAACCAGGCAAACTTTATACAAGAGACCAAAGTACTGAGCCTACTTAAAAAGCGGTTCGGCGACAATGCTTTACAAAATTGcgatgtcatgatgaaggataTTCAAGACTCAAAAAGAGTCGATGCAGTTCTCGGAAAGAATGTTTGTCAACCGTCGCTTGATTCAGGAGCACTGGCATATCACTCCAAGATCCTCTCCCGACTCTTCTGGCCAACCTTACCTAAAGACCCTTTCACAGTTCCGCCACCCGTTGCCGCGATGCGGGCCAGATACGAACAAGGGTTTGAGCGACTCAAGACCTCTCGGAAACTCACTTGGTTGGATCAGTTAGGTACTGCAACTGTCAAACTTGACTTCGAGGACCGCACTGTCGAGCTTGAATGCAAGACTTACGAGGCTGCTGTGATATACGCGTTCCGGGACGACAGCACTGAAGGCAAATCCGGCCCCTCAGAACGAACTTTCGATGAGATATGGCAACAGCTCATGATAGAcgaggatcttctcgacCTGGCTCTAAAATTCTGGATCTCCAGGAGAGTGCTCCGTGATGTTGGCAGCCGAACCTATGTTGTCTTGGAGCGTTTGAATGAGGGTGAACAAGCAGGTGAATCTGGTGATCCTGgtgaagctcaagaactTGGCAATGACAGCCGCTCGTCTCCTCGCAAGCCTAAAATCGATCCCAAGGAGCAGGAGCGCCGAACTGTATACTGGCAGTTCATTGTAGGCATGCTGACAAACTCAGCACCAACTATGCCACTTGGACAGATGctaatgatgatgaaaatgCTGATTCCCGATGGCTGTTCCTGGACTAATGAGGAGTTGCAGGAGTTTTTGGCAGAAAAGGTGGCGGAGAATAAATTAGAGCTAGCCGGCGGCAAGTATCGCTTGCCGAAGAAATGA